The Toxorhynchites rutilus septentrionalis strain SRP chromosome 1, ASM2978413v1, whole genome shotgun sequence genome contains the following window.
CTGTGGCGATTTCCAACCACCGAAAGCGGCTTCCAgctctcgagcaatgcagagaCTTAGCCGATCCTGGTAGGGGGCAGCCACAACCTGGATGCCAATCGGTAGTCCACGCTTGTTTAAGCCCAGTGGCACGTGCGTGCCCGGGAATCCAAGCGCGTTGAACAGCATCGTGTAAATGACAGCCGTGATGTACCCGAAAGATTCGTAGTGACGTATCGCAGCCTTCGGATATGTCGGCAGGAATAGCACTCCGTCCGTGCCGAGCGTTTCCTGGAAAAGTCAAACATTTTacacattttcgcatttattgtGATACACCTCACTCACTATCATCTGTTTTCTTAGTGCGTCCTTCATATCCACATAGCGTTGTCGATCTTCCGGACTGAACCAATGTTTGGTTTGGTATAGTATATAAAACATGACACCAGCGAGCGTAAACTGGGACTGCCCTATCATCGCTTTCCCGAGTTCGACCAGCAGATTATGCTTTTCCTTTGGGTTTTCTCTATCATCGAACATGTTCGGAAGATCCTTCAGCGACTGCAGGCTGCATAGTGCCATTTCCGGACAGTCGCCGATATCATCGAACTCCGCCCGTTCGGTTTGCAGGCCGTGATCCTTGAAGTACTGCACCGCCCGATACATTGCGATTTTGATTTCCTCATCGACCGGGACGAGTCCGACATTGAAGCCAAAATCTTCCATGTAGTGGATCTTGATGTCCTTGGTGTACACGGTCTCGTCCAGTCGCAGTTTGTATGCCTTCGAACCGGCCATGATGTGCACCAGGGTGGGGAGATCTTTAGCGTACCGACTCATCGGCCCCACGGTTAGGAAGGTGCAGAATTTCTCGTCCGTCGACATCGGGAAGTGTCCCTTGATGGAGATGATGTCTGGAAGTTGAGGTTGAAAATATGTAAATCGAGATGAATTCAGAAGGTGAGGGCTACTTTTCAACACACGAAGGTAATTTGGAATGTTTTGTTCTCGGATGTTCTCGTATAAATTCATATAAAACGTTTGCACGTTCTTGTAAAATCTGGCACCATTTTGTATGGGCCtcttttaaaaatatgtttttttttgtcaaaaagttAAAGGTAaaggtaaagtgaccagatggtcagagatCTAACacgggacacaaaaaaaacttcatgtatatacgttatgtaaaCATGAGCCATAGTTTAACGAGTCTCATTTACTCATGAAAttcttaacatgtgtccttgccAGAACTCTgcatagtcagctgactatctgactgactatatccgtattcagttagtaatgacttttggctttttcacgcagtttctccgccaaaacgactgaacagtcagtcgggcgtttagtcgcaatctccctctaccgactcgactatatcatttcattcttcccaatcGAATTgttctcattgcattttgaagtgacttcccccaaaaccaaTTTGttcctctttttctctctcccttgtacgtgtgcatgcatcgatgtttgacgtcaaatatatattccacatcaagttctcgaagatgATCCTTCTCTGGCTGACGATCGGCGAGATTGGAATGTCCAAGccactcttctttcgagtcttaCGGTGAACGGgtagatatatagtacgaagtgcctgccggaagttgccgtCGTAATAAAGAGGTATCACGCAAAGGTGATGTAGTCTTTATAACGCACCTGGTAGCGGTCTATTATGCCAAGAGATCACTGGAGGCGATGGATttgctggagataaacattgtagcGAAGGCCACCAACCTTACCAACATCCCCAGCTGCGAAGGATAGAAAAATTCAGGGCAAACTTCAAACGGAAGATTTCCTCCGATAACTTCATGGTCAAAACGGAGAGAGCTGACCGCCAAAGTCACGAAAAGGTTAAAGAACATGCCGACATTCATCTTTTCATCGGTCATGGTCGAGATTCCGGCCGTATGGCCGCCCGGCATTTCATTtacgatattttttcaaacatctctTCCTCTCCCTGTCCAACATCACGacttcttccggcttatttaacacgttgagctccgACCGAGCTAGAGAATTAAAAGAATTAATTTgtcgtctgactcacgtcggTCTCTGAGGATCAATAGGGCACTTTTTTAAAagtcattttccaattttgttgctgtcgttctcagttgacactctctaaacaaaaagttcaCTTTCGGTGCAATGAAATTGGCTCAACGTGTTGATCTTCGGATTCATTGGAAGCGTTCTTGAACAGACTgccaaataaatgttttttgaaGTTCATCCCttcaagaaaatcaacatgaacaaattgtaatattgaaatatattgataccGCGGGACATTTTGGCTTCTTTTGCCGAATGTGGGACGTTTCGCAGGACGTCATCTAACGCGGGACAATTCatcgaaatgcgggactgtcccgcgtaaaaagcttaaaaaataaaatcaaaaatcatcGAATGCCTGTCGCCTCCCGTTGATCCTGTATTCACCATCTATTATCAAAACGTAAGAGGCCTCGAGCTTCGGTTGATGCTCTCGACTTGTGACTACGACGCTCTAAATCTCACCGAAACCTGACTGTTAACGGAAATTCCGGATTGTGATCCACGCCAGACCACCAGTTCTTTAGTTGCGACCGCTATCGAGCTATCTACAGGGTGgaccatttaaagtggaaggatttgtttttgcaatagcaaagtaaagaagtggaattttaaaattttatttttgaaattcatttattttggtccaaggagatttgttctaactactttttgattatgatatctcgtaaatgaccgcctctggccttgaccgcaaaatgtgcccttttttcggcattttccatcactttgcccaatgtttcggccgatatggcagcaatttcttgtcggatattgtctttcagcgcagccagggtccttggtttaccagtgtataccttggattttaaatatccccataaaaaaaaagtcaggaggcgtcaaatcaggtgatctcggtggccagtcataatcgccgtttttcgatattaatcttccggggaacatttcgcgcaataatttggtcgtggcagccgctgtatggcgtggaaccagtaattgtccaattcattttcacgaacaaatggcaataaaaaatcggttatcattgtccgataactcttgcgaacgatgacgacctgatgtcgatggagtctctgcaacactggctcgaatggcatcaatattctcgtcgaaacgtcttggtcgttgtctggacagatgactggcattaccaacactaccagacgatataaattttgcatataatcgacgtatagtgttgtctccaggcgatgttttaactttatttttatttttccacgcacgtttagttaacacaattgagaagttattttgaatgtacagctgagcaatttcagcgcgttgtttaggtgtgtatcgttccatggttaaaattgtactgaaatgacgcttccaacgcggtatgacatttgttaatctgacatctctgtcaaaagttatggggttgccagatgcttccactttaaatggcccaccctgtctGCTCCCCTTTCTGATTTGGATCTCTACAGTGCCATTGTAATCTTTGCATTGAGCGACTACAACCAAACGCTTCAGAGCTGCATCTTCGACGAGGACATAAACGGTTGTTTGCCATAAATCGCATCTACAGAACAAACCGATACTTACTTGACTTGGAGATCTCACTCACTCAGATAGACTTTTCACATTTGCGTTCATCAATGAACGGAGTTTTGTCACAGGCTCTTCGTTCTAAACCTGGAACGTTTTGCCATCGTCACTGACAATGTTTCTCTTCCACCTGAACTGTTATGTGAATTTGTTGTTGTGCGATTTTGAATAGCTGAAGAGCGTACTGTCTTTTATCGATTGGTTTCATATTCTGGACGAAGGTCTGGTTGATTCAATAGCTGAACGTTTCAACGAGAATCTGTATGAATTTTCGTAGCGCAAGTTCCCCTCCAATCACTTGTCGTAAACCCAACTCCGGCGTAGCCCTGGTGGATTTACCCTGATTTACTGAACGTGCGGAACGTAGTGTGGAAATCGCGCAAACTTTATTTGAGCATTAGATCGATCGACGATATAATAGTCTCCGATTAATTGAAACGAACTACAACGCATCATCCAATGCAATCGTCCAATCACGGAGAATACGTTCAACGTACTCAAGCAAATTAGAAGCAAAACCCATTTGCAATTTAGAACATCGTTAAATCGCACAGAATCGgatgccatgaagttcattcaTGGCCACTGTCGCTAATCTGTTCGCGAACTTCTTCCAGTCAGTTTACAACTCAGTTTCACCGCCTCTACTCGCCACAAGTTTCGATCGCATCTGGGATCAGAACTTGAGTATCCCAACGTTTAGTTTCTTGCCGGACGAAATCATGCTCGGAACGTTCGACCGTCTCGTCCTTCGAAAGGACATTGACGAACTGCTAACGTGCTGCAATGTAAAGGGCATAAGAGTCAACTTAGGAAAATGCAAGGTGAGTTCTGTATAATTTCTGTAGAAGCGCCATCGTAGAACATCAGTACAACATTGGACCTGTTCCACTTACCTGGCGGTTCATCGACATCTTCTCTGTTTTGCACTTCAGCCCGTAATATCCTGGAATACGCTGCTCGTGTGTGGGCACGCATCGCTGGTCACCGGAGTATTaggaaaaatccagaaaattacaTCGCACACTGCATGTTGATCGATATCGAAGCATTACGTGCGAGACGCACAGCCATTCAGCAACTGGTGATCTTTGACCTACTGCGCCGCAACATTGACTATCCCCAACTTTTCAGAGATTGTTCCTCTTCACGTCCCATAATGGCAGGTATGGATCACACAGTTTGAACAATCCACTTGATTTTTTGCTATGAGCCTTCAACGAAGTTAGCGTATATTTCGATTTTGTGACTTCTAAACCTGCTTCTTAAAATAGTATTTAGGATACTAGATAGAGTAGTCCTTGCGAACTATATTGAAGATggaataacaataaataaacaaatgaataataaatggGCTATCTGAGGGAATTTCGAGTAGATTTAgagcagggattctcaaacaaTTTTGGGCGAGAGACCCCGTTTCCAGAATGAAGTTATACCATCGACCCCCATAgaaaaatttctcaaaaaattctattctatgtataagaaaaaaaaattcttatacatacaaaatacttaccaatttcaagacttttttttatttcagtaaaTAAACTTGTCAACATTATTTGatcaaaattcaataaaatgagTAGACATAAAATTctgtaaatatcaagtgtagctaatatttattcacacaaatttcatacaaaaattcagTGTGATAGATGAACCTGATGACTTTCTACCAATCTCCTTAGATCCGGTTCAATATTGGTGATTTGTAGCCTTAAATCTCCGCGCTCGTTGATTTTCAATCGGTTTCTTTGTTTTGTCAAAATGTTTGTTACCACAACGAAGCTTTTTTCGACAAGATATGATGATGGAAAAGCGAtaaggtatttttcagcaatgttcCACAATGCAGGATACTGTGTTTCAATGTTACGTTGCAACCAGAACTTCTGATAGCCTTGGTTGATCTTCGGATTAAGCTCCTCCTCTGTGCTGATGATAAACAATTCTTCTTGCATTATCATATCGGCTTCTTCCagatttattatccattgaggaaTTTGTAAATTTAGGAGTTCTTCAAACTTCTCAGCAAAATCCTTGTGCAATGCATCCAAGTGAGTGATAATAATAGAATATCGttttgaagcttttgtgataattttaatGATGgggaaactgtgaatattcttttctgcttaaattttgtttataaAGAATGAGTTTGCTCACAAATGCCGATATTATTGATTTAGTTTTAACCAAGTTGAGATCATCGCCTTGCAGCTGCAAATTTACTTTGTTCAACATACCAAAAAAATCAGTCCTGTAATAAAAATCTGTTTTACAATTGTTCAGATTTTCTATCAAAATCGGATCTCTTTCTTGTAAAAACTCTAATACAGATTCAAAAATAGGTGAAAATCTTTCTGAGCAAGAACCTCTTGATAACCAACGAACTTCAGTGTGCAGAAATAACAAAGTAATGACTTCGTCGTTTTCCTCACATAGCTGAGTAGGAACCGAGTAACCGACTATTCGAAGAATTGCTTCGAATCTTGTTGACAGCAATTATAACATATGGTAAAGACTGATGTGATCTAGGACTCAGATTTTTCGCTACTGAATGCAGTCTTTGAATCACGCTGTGAATGATCAGTACCTCAGACAGTTGTTGCTTTGAGTGAGCTATAAAACCACTATGACGACCAATCAtagatggtgcaccatcagtcGCAACAGAAACAAGGTTCTTCCATGGAATTAGCTTTGTCAGAAAAAGCTGGAGCTCAGCCTGGAAGATCGATTCTCCTCTTGTATCAGTCTCAAAATATGCAGCAAAAAACGGTTCTTGGCTTATGTTTTCATCTCTgatatatcgaacataccctaacaacagagcTTCATTGCCGGATGATGTAGATTCGTCCAACTATAGAGGGAATCTGTTGGTGGGTCAGCAACACAGACTGAATCAATACACCGGGAAGATTCCGGTGGCGAAGCAGTAGCACAGACTGCAACGGCGAAGCCAATGGAAATGTTAAAATCAGCTTGAGACAGACTTCGAATCGAATCGTTCGAACGAATGTAACTCAGTAACTTCGCTTCGACCagaactacttcggcattcgccgtcaacataatttgaattgactagaaaatgaattgaggACCGTTGAGagtgaggatgactgatgaatcatTCTAGTCAATACTTATTCTaactgacgtgactaatgaatacaaatctgcctcttcattcaacctaacTTCAATCCACTCTTCTACTCCCCCTGACATGAATcttgttacccgcgtacacaatcttattttcatGTCCacataaagtgaaacgaaaacatgatttctgatgcaaaaaagtagttacaccattaatggacggtttattgtctacccaccaCGAACTCAaatcaacgaacttagacagttatcggttgggctataaaggtcctcgtgtTTACCAATACAATACTAACAtaatttgtcagtgtttctgaacacaaaaCTGTACGCTATTttaaatgtgtgagtaatttttgtgtgcgatacaaaaaaaatcttgctcacctgtagtatatgtcaaaccacggtgaacttatatatcgatacatgcatgagtgatacatgagagagagaatcaaattcattttgggggaagtcacttcaatatgcattgaATCTCAATgtctgttgagtcatgttgacgcagaaactgctggaagaagccaaaactcatttcccaCTGAAATGAATTTCTTCctagtccgctgactatcctcagtttgcctttgccgagccctgatgATGGCTGTTACATGAATCAACACACGCGAGCTGAAACGCAAGAGCGACGAGAAAACAAAACATCCGATTTCACCTTCAACTCGTGGAACCCAGTATAGCTGTTGCCATCGCAGTAGATGACTTCGGTAGATCCGAGAATCTCCTGATCAAAAAGCTTGTTTTGGTGTGGGGCTTTCCCAGCTGTTATGCTATCTAGCTCATCTTTCACTGTTTCCACCTCAAGCAGATAGCAGTCGTACTTTGAGAGGGAGAACTTTGTGCAAAAGGAATTTGTTAGAAATCCTCGCGCAGTGATGCTGCTGCATGTAATAATCGGTGAAGCCCATCTCGAgaattttgacatttctgtaCATACTACCAATGTTTGGCAATTATTAGATGAGCGTGCTATCATTAAAGGTCCAATgaataatgaaaattaaaaaaaaattcggccGAAACCTGTCTAGACCAACTCATATGCACTGTGTAAATGCGTTATTACTTTGAagctcttacatatctctggaaactcaaacACTAGAGTGATTGTAATGTTATGAGACCATTAGACTAGTTTCCCCAACACTCACCAGCCGTTGGTTTGTGCCCAAAGATCCCGTTGAACATTGCCGGCACACGGATTGATCCAGCCACATCCGAACCAACACCGAACAGTGAAGCACCGGCGGCAATGATAGCACCCTCTCCCCCTGAAGAACCTCCAGCCGTTCGTCGATTATCGTATGGGTTGCAAGTTCGGCCCGTTATGTGATTGTATGACTCCCAGCTCAGACAGTATTCCGGCGTGTTGGACACCAACAGTGGGATACATCCAGCGTTTCGTAGTTGGGCAACAGCTTCACCGTCGCCACTGGCCCTCACTCCCTGGCGAGGCAGCGAGCCTCCGGTGTACAAGGCACCTGAGAAAGAAACATTTGGTAACATCTCAAACGTTTAGCCCTACCAACTCAAGCATCGCACATCTCACATCTCACCTTTAAGCATACAGCTCTCTTTCACCGTAAATGGCACCCCAAGCAGTGGATAGTTTTTGATAAGCCAAATAGTTTGCATGTTGGCGATCATGTCGTCCGACTTTTTCGCCTCTTCGATGGCCGCTTCGAAACGTTCCTCCACCACTGCATTGATCAGCGGATTCACCTCCCGGATTCGATCGATGTATGCCCGCACCACGTCTTCCGAGCGGAGCTATcagttggaaatgaaaattgtgaaaaaaatatatcgttaGCTTATGTTCCGTAAATCTTCCAAGTTCGAATGACAGAGGAATGCTAATTGATGGCACCTTTTTGTTCAGAACAATTCGCTCGCGAGACACAAACTTCCAGCGACAGCGAAGATCAAGTTCAAGGTGAGACGCTGGCGCTTACCTaggttaattatttttattactacTAATGCAGTGTTACATTTTTATCGACGGGGCCTCGAAATGCACTCGAAGTACAAGTAAAAACTAATATAAAATGTGTTGAAGTATCTTTTTAGGTACGCTCATTAAAGTTTTTTTCCCGACACGTTGAACGTTTAATTTGTTATACATTTGCTTTTTTTATGATATTATATAATATAACCGATAATGGGAAACTTCTCGAGAAAGAAATACGAAGAGCTTTCTCGTTCGAATATTTTCAGTTCTCTACCTCGATTCCAATGTATCGGGGGATAAAGAAATATAAACGGTACACAGGAGTGGTCTTCGATTGATTGAGATTCACAACTCGAAAGTTAACCGGTATGTGATTCTAGTCTTCAAATTCCTATGTTAATTCTTTTATTGACTTTTTGAAAGTGTAAAATGACTAGAAACGGATAGATTTCACAGACGAAAATATATTCTCAAAAACATTCTTTACTCCGTAGAATGTTCATATTACCGTTCGACAACACAATGCATAAGAAATTCTATAGCGTCAAACGATTCATTGTAAATAAAGTATGCACATACTTAATCTATCACACGTTCAGGTCAAATGTTACTCGTGATAAGCATAGTGTTGAACTTCTTCGGTTCTTAATACAAACTGAAATGAAACCATTGGCCTATTGATATTTAGAATGTGCATTGAGAGTATGGAAGGAATTACATTCAAAAGTTTGATTATTTCATGATATCTTGCGCATGAACTTATTGATACACCCAGAATTAATTTATAGCATATGTTCgtaccgcccaaaatttatttttcattatcacatCCACATTTTATTACTAAGcacatgttcatgggtccaatcgcataactgttcattgattgatcttctaatctaccctttgaaatataaaatttaactataaaatttcagtacttctaccaaaactcgacattataatatcagattattttcagactagtgcaatatttttcatcctcttgcaaataacatgtttctccgttacatggaatgaatttttgatacagaaaatatgatagaatgaagacagacctaaatcggacagttccttcctcgagttccgAGCTATTTCGTATGATCCTATGACTTACGGGCTATGCATAGACGTTCATAGTCCAAGACTATAAAAATGAAACGATTTTATAATGATTAATTTTCCATGATGTTACACacatgtttttttcaacaaatatgATTTTCTATAGATATTGTTCTAAATCGAGAACAGTTAATCTTAGGATAATAATTTCTGTATAGTCTTTTCCAGCAGAATTTTGtgtaaaattagttttttcgcATTACTTCTCCCGAAAACTTACAATTTTTCGAAGTATTTGAATTTTgtcaatttctaggaattaatattAACATTGGCGTAAGATGATTCATTCACCACAAGTCGTCAAACTTAAATCAATTGAATCAATagaaatcaaatcaaaaatattttttctgaaaatttcgcctagaatgcagttgtaaaacatttgaattgatgTATTGAAGTACCTTAAAAGTACCTAAATTTTTAGTTTAGGCTTTGTattaatttttcccaaaaatgcatgataaacttgaTTTTTTAATTGCAAACTTGAATGTTATGTTATATCCCACTATTTAAAATGTTCCAGAACAGTATATtatgcaaaattttcttatctttcaaattaatgcaattaaaaaattcaaagtgttttttttttcatagttgagatttgagcttGATTTCATGATTGAGAATCAATGAATCGTGAGTTGTTTGTGTCATATGTGCCCGCGAGCACTTTGGAAGTAATCTggacactcaatgcagaatggtcgataaggatttgaaaaataatggaatattttaatacgtttttaatacgctctgaaaattctccgaactatgTTGGAAAAGGTTCTGTATTTCGCTATtgactaaaggtgaatcggaaatccagagCGAAGATGAATCGGCATTTGCTGTGATCGATCATACAAAAATAGTGGAGCGGAATGCGACATCGATAATCTT
Protein-coding sequences here:
- the LOC129763531 gene encoding fatty-acid amide hydrolase 2-like gives rise to the protein MLIWLRVLGILLRIANVLLSPLFKFVGGSRRKTAFPQIRNEMLEIPAVDLAERIRNKELRSEDVVRAYIDRIREVNPLINAVVEERFEAAIEEAKKSDDMIANMQTIWLIKNYPLLGVPFTVKESCMLKGALYTGGSLPRQGVRASGDGEAVAQLRNAGCIPLLVSNTPEYCLSWESYNHITGRTCNPYDNRRTAGGSSGGEGAIIAAGASLFGVGSDVAGSIRVPAMFNGIFGHKPTADIISIKGHFPMSTDEKFCTFLTVGPMSRYAKDLPTLVHIMAGSKAYKLRLDETVYTKDIKIHYMEDFGFNVGLVPVDEEIKIAMYRAVQYFKDHGLQTERAEFDDIGDCPEMALCSLQSLKDLPNMFDDRENPKEKHNLLVELGKAMIGQSQFTLAGVMFYILYQTKHWFSPEDRQRYVDMKDALRKQMIETLGTDGVLFLPTYPKAAIRHYESFGYITAVIYTMLFNALGFPGTHVPLGLNKRGLPIGIQVVAAPYQDRLSLCIARELEAAFGGWKSPQ